One region of Armigeres subalbatus isolate Guangzhou_Male chromosome 3, GZ_Asu_2, whole genome shotgun sequence genomic DNA includes:
- the LOC134226603 gene encoding uncharacterized protein LOC134226603 has product MLCRLDIPHCCFYLHHYFSILLGLYAYQFDPIRNRFDRNILMLIINLIIKMLIIPSKIYSSATFVSQVSAIPGSLLPIILYFAIDKLVLAHEVFLISTQLLNSKRYLWLLNENFALEEEFKAQFPGLTTEPFMIYTKITPLKVFFIAMCCTLVSSQLNDAHAVANLWLIMSTAVYNDQFFIWMDNVARRIDILRKHLDSVHWRLRYVNSSYEELDYCEDIRRIALAHSRVYQHFAKAVEFNSVQMMITFLFMSFTLLLLMFMIFGIIYFYVYDHAPFLNAYLKGATLMTFMWINLMVMINRCAAVVESQTMLVYKLQKLSLCGFKDDRLRQIVLFLILQIKHEKMKVACCDMFDVEHGMVIRVIAFITKYLVLLIQFHFQGSSTILLEGQ; this is encoded by the exons ATGTTGTGCCGATTGGACATCCCACATTGCTGCTTCTATTTGCACCATTACTTTTCTATCCTGCTAGGGCTGTACGCCTACCAGTTTGACCCAATTCGCAACCGTTTCGATAGGAACATTCTTATGTTGATAATCAATTTGATTATCAAGATGTTGATCATTCCTTCCAAAATTTACTCATCTGCCACCTTCGTAAGCCAAGTATCCGCGATTCCCGGGTCACTTCTACCGATTATTCTTTATTTTGCTATCGATAAGCTCGTTCTGGCGCATGAAGTATTTCTCATAAGCACACAGCTGCTCAACTCCAAGCGATACCTCTGGttgttaaatgaaaattttgcattggAAGAAGAATTTAAGGCGCAGTTTCCAGGTCTAACGACGGAGCCGTTCATGATCTACACTAAAATTACTCCGCTGAAAGTGTTCTTCATAGCCATGTGCTGTACGTTAGTCAGCAGTCAGTTGAACGATGCACATGCTGTGGCAAACTTATGGCTGATTATGAGCACAGCCGTTTATAATGATCAATTTTTTATTTGGATGGACAACGTAGCGCGTCGTATTGACATTTTACGCAAACATTTAGACTCGGTTCACTGGAGGTTGCGGTATGTGAATTCAAGCTATGAAGAGCTGGATTATTGTGAAGATATCCGACGAATTGCTTTAGCACACAGTAGGGTTTATCAACACTTTGCAAAGGCGGTTGAGTTTAACTCAGTACAAATGATGATAACATTTCTGTTTATGAGTTTTACGCTTCTGCTACTG ATGTTTATGATATTTGGAATAATATATTTCTATGTTTATGACCATGCTCCTTTCTTAAATGCATATTTGAAAGGAGCAACATTGATGACTTTCATGTGGATTAATCTTATGGTTATGATAAACCGGTGCGCAGCAGTCGTAGAAAGC CAAACAATGTTAGTGTATAAACTACAGAAGTTATCATTGTGTGGATTCAAAGATGATCGATTACGGCAAATA GTCCTATTTCTTATTCTCCAGATAAAGcatgaaaaaatgaaagtggCTTGTTGTGATATGTTTGATGTTGAACATGGGATGGTGATAAGG